The Amycolatopsis sp. NBC_01480 genome segment ACCTGGACAAGGCCAACGCCGGGGTCAACGCCGCCAAGGACCAGGCGGCCCAGGCCGCGGGCAACGAGAAGAAGTACCGGGTCGACGTCGACAAGTTCGCCGGCGCCTCGTTCCTCTCCGGTGTCCAGATGAACAAGCTTTCGGCGCTGCTCGCCGGGACCTCCACGCAGGAGTTCCTCGAGCGCTCCTCGGCCCTGGACCAGATCGCCGCCGAGAAAGACGCCGCGCTCAGCGGGCTGTCCGACGCGGTGCAGAAGGCGGCGGCCGCCGAGAAGCTCGCGACCGACTCCGCCAAGAAGGCCACGGACGCCCGTGACGCCGCGGCGAAGCTGACCGAGGACATCAAGGCCAAGCAGCAGTCGCTGAAGGACCAGACCGACGCGCTGACGAAGCAGTACAGCTTCCTGAGCAAGTCGGACAAGGCCTCGCAGAGCGACACCGGCGGTGCCGCGCCGAACGTCCCGGCTCCCGGGCCGCAGGCGCAGCAGGCGATCAACGCGGCGCTGAGCAAGCTCGGCAGCGCGTACGTCTGGGGCGCGACCGGCCCGTCGACGTTCGACTGCTCGGGCTTGATGCAGTGGGCCTACAAGCAGGCCGGCATCACGCTGCCGCGCTCGAGCCGGGAGCAGTCGACCTTCGGCACCGCGGTCTCGCGCAGCCAGCTGCAGCCGGGTGACCTGGTGTTCTACTACACGCCCGTGTCGCACGTCGGCATGTACCTGGGCGACGGCAAGATGGTGCACGCGCCGACCTCCGGTGACGTCGTCAAGATCTCGCCGCTGCAGAGCCAGTACGTCGGCGCCCGCCGCGTGAGCTGAGCAGGACCCTTCGAACGGGGCGGTACCGCGACTGCGGTGCCGCCCCGTTTCGCGTCCGCGCGCCTCAGTAGCCTTCCGGGTGTGCTGAGGACCCTGCTCGTGACCAACGACTTCCCGCCGCGCCCCGGGGGGATCCAGAACTACCTCAACTCGCTGGCCACCCGGCTGCCCGGGGACGACCTGGTCGTCTACGCGCCGTCGTGGGAGGGGAAGTCCGGTTCGCACGTCGAGTTCGACGCCGCCGCGCCGTTCGAGGTGGTCCGGCACCCGACGTCGCTGATGCTGCCGACGCCCGACGTGCTGCGCCGCGCGAAGCAGATCATGCGCGCGAGGGACTGCGAAGCCGTGTGGTTCGGCGCCGCGGCGCCGCTCGCGCTGCTGGGGCAGCCGCTGCGCCAGGCCGGCGCGCGCCGGGTGGTCGCGTCCACGCACGGGCACGAGGTCGGCTGGTCGATGCTGCCGGGCTCGCGGCAGGCCCTGCGCCGGATCGGCGACACGGTGGACGTGCTCACGTACGTCAGCAAGTACACGCGAAGGCGCTTCGCTGCGGCCTTCGGGCCGTTGGCGGGGCTGGAGCTGCTGCCGTCAGGAGTGGACACCACACTGTTCGCCCCGGACGCCGGCGCGCGAGAGGAGATCCGCGCGCGCCACGGCCTCGGCGACCGCCCGACGGTGGTGTGCGTCTCGCGGCTGGTGCCGCGCAAGGGCCAGGACATGCTGATCCGCGCGCTGCCCG includes the following:
- a CDS encoding C40 family peptidase, with the protein product MQSHPVKRVVSGALAAASVFAIVAVAQPAATANAAPSPSLQAPPDSGSSSDALAKYRDLAAQAEKANEDLLKAQDDLTARQADLDKANAGVNAAKDQAAQAAGNEKKYRVDVDKFAGASFLSGVQMNKLSALLAGTSTQEFLERSSALDQIAAEKDAALSGLSDAVQKAAAAEKLATDSAKKATDARDAAAKLTEDIKAKQQSLKDQTDALTKQYSFLSKSDKASQSDTGGAAPNVPAPGPQAQQAINAALSKLGSAYVWGATGPSTFDCSGLMQWAYKQAGITLPRSSREQSTFGTAVSRSQLQPGDLVFYYTPVSHVGMYLGDGKMVHAPTSGDVVKISPLQSQYVGARRVS
- a CDS encoding glycosyltransferase family 4 protein, with the translated sequence MLRTLLVTNDFPPRPGGIQNYLNSLATRLPGDDLVVYAPSWEGKSGSHVEFDAAAPFEVVRHPTSLMLPTPDVLRRAKQIMRARDCEAVWFGAAAPLALLGQPLRQAGARRVVASTHGHEVGWSMLPGSRQALRRIGDTVDVLTYVSKYTRRRFAAAFGPLAGLELLPSGVDTTLFAPDAGAREEIRARHGLGDRPTVVCVSRLVPRKGQDMLIRALPGLRERVPGAALLIVGGGPYRKHLTQLAGELGVSEHVVITGSVPWSELPAHYNAGDVFAMPARTRGKGLDVEGLGIVYLEASATGLPVVAGTSGGAPEAVLDEVTGHVVDGRDVGQLRETLAALLADPVHARRMGEAGRAWVKENWRWDTMAARLSGLLDGDPVSSVR